The stretch of DNA TTAGTTATGGCTCTCTCCCCCAACCGCAACATGAAATTTGAAGCTCTCGAAGATCGCCGCGTGATGACCGCCAATGTCGACATCGACTTGGACGACGGCATCCTCACAATCGAAGGGACTGACGAAAACGACATCGTCGAAATCACCTACGAATACGACGACGGCCAGATCGATGAAGTGGTGGTCACCGTCTACGACGAAGATGGCGACGTGATCAAGGATCGCGACTACAACGTCGAGGACGTCAACTGGATTGTGGCCAACCTGGGTGCCGGCAACGACGGAATCGTCAACAACACCGACATCAACATGAATGCCAACGGTGGAGCGGGGAACGACACACTCGTCGGTGGAACGCAAGCGGACAACCTGTTCGGCGGCGACGGCAACGACATCTTAAGCGGCAACGACGGAAACGATTACTTAAACGGCCAGGCGGGCAACGACACGATTTATGGAGGGAACGGCAACGACCAACTCTATGGCGAAGCCGGTAATGACCTGCTCTTCGGCCAGGACGGAAACGACAATCTCCGCGGGGGTGACGGCTTCGACATGATGTACGGCGAAGCGGGCAATGATACCCTCCGCGGCGACGACGGGAACGACTTCCTCAATGGAGGAGCGGGCAATGACTACATGTACGGCAATGACGGGAACGACCGGATGTATGGCGGAGACGGCAACGATCGCATGTACGGCGGTATCGGCGGCGACTTGATGTATGGTCAGGATGGATTCGATTCGCTGTACGGCGAAGCGGGCAGCGATTCATTGTACGGCGGCGATGACAACGACCGGCTCGACGGTGGAGCAGACCGCGACTTCA from Symmachiella dynata encodes:
- a CDS encoding calcium-binding protein, which translates into the protein MALSPNRNMKFEALEDRRVMTANVDIDLDDGILTIEGTDENDIVEITYEYDDGQIDEVVVTVYDEDGDVIKDRDYNVEDVNWIVANLGAGNDGIVNNTDINMNANGGAGNDTLVGGTQADNLFGGDGNDILSGNDGNDYLNGQAGNDTIYGGNGNDQLYGEAGNDLLFGQDGNDNLRGGDGFDMMYGEAGNDTLRGDDGNDFLNGGAGNDYMYGNDGNDRMYGGDGNDRMYGGIGGDLMYGQDGFDSLYGEAGSDSLYGGDDNDRLDGGADRDFMYGDAGNDVLLGGTGNDYMRGGDGNDSIWGQDGADSIYGDNGNDQLVGNAGDDYMRGGNGNDRMWGSNGNDRIYGDAGNDYLYGGNDNDYINGGLGADRLYGQNGNDTLDGGYDASNYDWLYGGAGADNLRQNLKRINPNAYYYISTAYLMDYASGEDTISYSYFG